A genomic stretch from Corynebacterium faecale includes:
- a CDS encoding aminopeptidase P family protein gives MALADTRFATRRRALAAKLAAQRIDSILVTSPIHVRYLSGFTGSNGALLLNKDLSARICTDGRYTTQLAEEVPDIEAIIERASATALLSRIEGSRRVAFEAGRTTVAELDALREVTPEDVTLIPVTGNIEAIRLHKDPFELDRLREVAALASQAFEDLLTAGELAEGRSERQVAADLEYRMRLLGAERPSFDTILASGPNSAKPHHGAGDRIIQRGDLVTIDFGAHARGFNSDMTRTLVMGDAGEFETEIYDVVLRAQLAGVEAAYAGAQLVDIDRACRAIIEDAGYGDYFVHSTGHGIGLEVHEAPSASKTATGVLEEGSTLTIEPGIYVPGRGGVRIEDTLIITAGAPEIITKVSKDLRVV, from the coding sequence ATGGCCCTGGCTGATACACGTTTTGCCACCCGTAGGCGAGCACTGGCGGCTAAGTTGGCTGCCCAGCGCATCGATTCCATTCTGGTGACCAGTCCCATCCACGTGCGCTACCTCAGTGGCTTCACGGGTTCCAACGGTGCGCTGCTGTTGAACAAGGATCTTTCGGCACGCATCTGCACTGACGGTCGGTACACCACCCAGCTCGCCGAGGAGGTGCCCGATATCGAGGCGATCATCGAGCGTGCATCGGCGACGGCACTGCTGTCCAGGATCGAAGGCTCCCGCCGGGTCGCCTTCGAAGCCGGGCGGACCACCGTCGCTGAACTGGATGCCCTCCGGGAAGTGACGCCGGAGGATGTCACCCTGATCCCGGTCACCGGCAACATCGAAGCTATCCGTCTGCATAAGGATCCCTTCGAGCTCGACCGTCTTCGCGAGGTTGCGGCTCTGGCATCCCAGGCCTTTGAGGATCTGCTCACCGCGGGTGAGTTGGCGGAGGGTCGTAGTGAACGCCAGGTGGCAGCTGATCTCGAATACCGCATGCGGTTGCTCGGTGCGGAGCGCCCCAGCTTTGACACGATCCTCGCGTCAGGGCCCAATTCCGCGAAGCCACACCATGGCGCGGGGGATCGCATCATCCAGCGTGGTGACCTCGTGACCATTGACTTCGGTGCCCACGCGCGCGGGTTCAACTCCGATATGACCCGCACCCTGGTCATGGGTGATGCCGGCGAGTTTGAGACTGAGATCTACGACGTTGTGTTGCGTGCCCAACTCGCTGGCGTGGAAGCCGCCTACGCGGGAGCCCAGCTGGTGGACATCGACCGCGCCTGCCGCGCGATCATCGAGGACGCTGGATACGGCGACTACTTCGTTCATTCCACGGGCCATGGAATCGGCCTGGAGGTGCACGAGGCGCCATCCGCATCCAAGACAGCCACCGGTGTGCTTGAAGAGGGCTCCACGCTCACCATTGAACCCGGGATCTATGTGCCGGGAAGAGGTGGTGTACGCATCGAGGACACGTTGATCATCACCGCCGGAGCACCTGAAATCATCACCAAGGTGAGTAAGGACCTCCGGGTGGTGTAA
- the efp gene encoding elongation factor P — protein sequence MASTADFKNGLVLKVDGKLQQIVEFQHVKPGKGPAFVRTKLKDVVSGKTVDKTWNAGVKVETATVDRRDMTYLYNDGNSFVVMDDENFEQFELSQDAFGDAGRFLLENMRVQVSFHEGEALFGELPLSVDLRVEHTDPGLQGDRSTGGTKPATLETGAEIQVPLFIETGNVLKVDTRDGSYLSRVNN from the coding sequence GTGGCATCTACCGCTGATTTCAAGAACGGCCTCGTCCTCAAGGTCGACGGCAAGCTGCAGCAGATCGTAGAATTCCAGCACGTCAAGCCAGGCAAGGGCCCGGCTTTCGTGCGCACCAAGCTCAAGGATGTTGTCTCCGGCAAGACCGTGGACAAGACCTGGAATGCCGGTGTCAAGGTTGAAACCGCAACCGTCGATCGCCGTGACATGACCTACCTGTACAACGATGGCAACTCCTTCGTGGTCATGGATGATGAGAACTTCGAGCAGTTCGAGCTCTCCCAGGATGCCTTCGGCGATGCCGGACGCTTCCTGCTGGAGAACATGCGTGTCCAGGTGTCCTTCCACGAGGGCGAGGCTCTCTTCGGTGAGCTGCCACTGTCTGTGGACCTCCGCGTTGAGCACACCGACCCGGGCCTGCAGGGCGATCGTTCCACCGGTGGCACCAAGCCCGCCACCCTTGAGACCGGTGCCGAGATTCAGGTTCCGCTGTTCATCGAGACCGGCAACGTGTTGAAGGTGGATACCCGCGACGGTTCCTACCTTTCCCGCGTCAACAACTAA